One genomic region from Phragmites australis chromosome 1, lpPhrAust1.1, whole genome shotgun sequence encodes:
- the LOC133927452 gene encoding alpha-glucosidase 2-like, translated as MTGAGSSSRRPAAAARSRGRPSASEPEPEPDARRVSAAAAAAAAAAARRRGRGDHGPLRLMDVSPRTLTVIGIASVALATVAFVAYTGGWWAEVDGEGAATLRTVMRSVTPLPAPRMMDLPQFQSNHKESLYWGTYRPNVYLGIRARTPLSLIAGLMWIGLKNGQYFLRHVCQDSDELSTYGWTAHNGRDYGRQVLVDHGLLLTTSFLKEKGEGSGYGGDWAVRLDANNERSSLSEAEENTTHLFFYIADETGKSITMGPHEPSSRGPVLLASGSHEEIGDWEVYLRSEDNLEIHRAGFKSISMHNLSDLVQQAIATNAMQSGGLNLPDMTEYSSNIMIYQVSIMSPAKVDIVFLSGAASKNPMIEERISKLTGPMLSARLESKEKDFEERYDQTFNLNNKIDSRELSVGRAALSNLLGGIGYFYGQSKIALPEGFTQKNGDKYIPYWPAALYTAVPSRSFFPRGFLWDEGFHQLVICRWDVHISMDIIGHWLDLLNSDGWIPREQILGAEALSKVPEEFVLQYPSNGNPPTLFLALRDLASGIHAKQFSAEEAEKISTFLERAYIRLNSWFQWFNSTQSGKYDGTFYWHGRDNMATRELNPKTLTSGLDDYPRASHPNDEERHVDLRCWMLLATNCMRSIAEFLKMDSALEKDYYKMSNQLSDFGTLNKLHLDDKIGAYFDYGNHTEKVRLRWYDVKDKDAMRRELLRETVQPPQLQLVPHVGYVSLFPFMMGAIPPESWVLEKQLDLISNSSILWTDYGLRSLSRTSSIYMKRNTEHDPPYWRGAIWINMNYMILSALHHYAHEDGPYKDRSGELYGKLRSNLIRNIVQNYHETGFFWENYDQKNKGKGKGARSFTGWTSLIVLIMGESYPTLHR; from the exons ATGACCGGCGCCGGCAGCAGCAGCCGGCGTCCGGCCGCAGCAGCCAGGAGCCGCGGGAGGCCCTCCGCctcggagccggagccggagccggatgCGCGCCGAgtctccgccgccgcggccgcggccgcggccgcagcAGCGCGGCGCCGTGGCCGCGGCGACCATGGGCCCCTGCGGCTCATGGACGTGAGCCCCCGAACCCTCACGGTCATAGGGATTGCTTCCGTCGCGCTCGCCACCGTCGCCTTCGTGGCGTACACAGGCGGGTGGTGGGCGGAGGTGGATGGGGAGGGCGCGGCGACGCTGCGCACGGTCATGCGCTCCGTCACGCCGCTGCCGGCGCCTAGGATGATGGATCTGCCACAG TTCCAAAGCAATCATAAGGAAAGCTTGTATTGGGGTACTTACAGACCAAATGTGTATCTTGGAATTCGTGCAAG AACTCCTCTGTCTCTAATTGCTGGATTGATGTGGATTGGCTTGAAAAATGGACAGTATTTTCTTCGTCATGTTTGCCAAGATTCTGATGAGCTTAGCACATATGGGTGGACAGCTCACAATGGTAGGGATTATGGACGCCAAGTGTTGGTTGATCATGGCTTACTCTTGACTACTAGTTTTCtgaaagagaaaggagagggcAGTGGTTATGGTGGAGACTGGGCTGTTCGATTGGATGCTAATAATGAGAG GTCAAGTTTAAGTGAAGCTGAAGAAAACACCACACATCTGTTTTTCTACATTGCCGATGAAACTGGAAAGTCGATCACTATGGGCCCACATGAGCCTTCTTCAAGAGGCCCTGTTCTTTTGGCATCTGGATCGCATGAGGAAATTGGTGATTGGGAAGTCTACCTGAGATCTGAG GACAATTTGGAAATTCACCGAGCTGGATTCAAATCAATTAGCATGCATAATCTGAGTGACCTAGTACAGCAAGCCATTGCGACTAAT GCAATGCAAAGTGGTGGCCTTAACCTGCCAGACATGACTGAATATTCTTCAAATATAATGATCTATCAG GTTTCCATAATGTCTCCTGCCAAAGTAGACATAGTATTCTTGTCAGGGGCTGCCTCAAAAAATCCAATGATAGAAGAGCGCATTAGCAAGCTAACAG GTCCCATGCTGAGCGCCCGTCTTGaatcaaaagaaaaggattttGAAGAGAGATACGATCAAACCTTTAATCTAAATAATAAG ATTGATTCCAGAGAGTTATCTGTTGGTAGAGCTGCCTTGTCAAATCTTCTTGGAGGTATTGGCTATTTCTATGGACAGTCAAAAATTGCGCTTCCAGAAGGTTTTACA CAAAAAAATGGGGATAAATATATTCCATATTGGCCTGCTGCGCTATATACAGCTGTGCCCAGCCGCTCATTCTTTCCGAGGGGGTTTCTGTGGGATGAGGGCTTCCATCAATTAGTCATTTG CCGTTGGGATGTGCATATATCCATGGATATCATTGGCCACTGGTTAGATCTACTTAATTCAGATGGATGGATTCCTCGGGAGCAAATCTTAGGAGCTGAAGCTTTAAG TAAAGTTCCTGAGGAGTTCGTTCTGCAGTACCCTTCCAATGGAAACCCTCCAACTTTATTTCTTGCACTACGTG ATTTGGCAAGCGGGATACATGCAAAACAGTTTTCAGCTGAGGAAGCTGAAAAGATCTCCACTTTCCTTGAAAGGGCTTATATACGGTTGAATTCTTGGTTCCAGTGGTTCAACAGTACACAATCAG GTAAATACGATGGCACCTTCTATTGGCATGGAAGAGACAATATGGCAACAAGGGAGTTGAATCCAAAG ACTTTGACATCTGGGTTGGATGACTATCCTCGCGCATCGCACCCTAATGATGAAGAACGCCATGTTGACCTTCGGTGCTGGATGCTTCTAGCTACAAACTGCATGCGCTCAATTGCAGAGTTTCTCAAAATGGATAGTGCCCTTGAGAAG GATTACTATAAGATGTCAAATCAACTTTCAGATTTTGGGACACTTAACAAG TTGCACTTGGATGACAAAATCGGTGCTTATTTCGACTATGGTAACCATACTGAAAAG GTTCGATTGAGATGGTATGATGTCAAAGATAAGGATGCTATGAGACGAGAACTCTTGCGAGAAACAGTACAGCCCCCTCAGCTGCAATTAGTACCTCATGTTGGTTATGTCAGCCTCTTCCCATTCATGATGGGGGCCATTCCACCT GAATCGTGGGTTCTTGAGAAGCAGCTCGATCTAATATCTAATAGCTCTATATTGTGGACAGATTATGGCCTTCGGTCACTTTCTAGAACGAG TTCAATATATATGAAGCGTAATACGGAGCATGATCCGCCATATTGGAGAGGTGCCATTTGGATAAACATGAACTACATGATTCTTTCAGCACTACATCACTATGCGCATG AGGATGGTCCATACAAGGACAGGTCAGGAGAACTGTATGGCAAGCTAAGATCAAATCTTATCCG GAATATCGTGCAGAATTACCATGAAACTGGGTTCTTCTGGGAAAACTATGACCAGAAGAACAAAGGAAAGGGTAAGGGTGCACGGTCGTTTACTGGATGGACTTCACTTATTGTTCTGATCATGGGAGAGTCCTACCCAACATTGCATAGGTGA
- the LOC133890910 gene encoding uncharacterized protein At4g15970-like — MEMGSGGRWHAEVEETPVTGKMKWGWPDLSMVEGIREERAHIWLPKVTTYDRTLIITSMNEAFARPNSLLGLFRESFGSGEGIEHLLNHVFVVAVDAKAFLHCKAVHPHRYLVEVKSMNLSSANNFMSQAYVELVWTKLSLQQRVLELGYNFLFTDVDIVWLRNPFRHISVFADMTTSSDVFGGDIDSLDNWPNTGFYYVKATNRTVEMLRRWRAGRARFPPNHEQHIFNYIKHELAAELGARIQFLDTARFGGFCQLFRGDIGSAWTMHANCCVRLGNKLHDLGDVLDQWKNYTGLSPQEKKSRKFEWRVPAKCGTPDKGNR, encoded by the exons atggaGATGGGCAGTGGTGGCCGGTGGCATGCCGAGGTGGAAGAAACTCCGGTGACCGGCAAAATGAAGTGGGGATGGCCGGATCTATCCATGGTGGAGGGGATTCGCGAAGAAAGAGCCCAT ATTTGGCTGCCCAAGGTCACCACCTACGACAGGACGTTGATCATCACGTCGATGAACGAAGCGTTCGCACGGCCCAACTCGCTGCTCGGCCTCTTCCGCGAGAGCTTCGGGTCCGGCGAGGGGATCGAGCACCTCCTGAACCACGtcttcgtcgtcgccgtcgacgCCAAGGCGTTCCTCCACTGCAAGGCCGTGCACCCGCACCGCTACCTCGTCGAGGTGAAGTCCATGAACCTGAGCTCCGCGAACAACTTCATGAGCCAGGCCTACGTGGAGCTTGTCTGGACGAAGCTCTCGCTCCAGCAGCGCGTCCTCGAGCTCGGCTACAACTTCCTCTTCACC GACGTGGACATCGTGTGGCTCCGCAACCCGTTCCGGCACATCAGCGTGTTCGCGGACATGACGACGTCGAGCGACGTGTTCGGCGGCGACATCGACAGCCTCGACAACTGGCCCAACACCGGGTTCTACTACGTCAAGGCGACGAACCGGACCGTGGAGATGCTGCGGCGGTGGCGCGCGGGGCGGGCGCGGTTCCCGCCAAACCACGAGCAGCACATCTTCAACTACATCAAGCACGAGCTCGCCGCCGAGCTGGGGGCGCGCATCCAGTTCCTGGACACGGCGCGCTTCGGCGGCTTCTGCCAGCTCTTCCGCGGCGACATAGGCTCGGCATGGACGATGCACGCCAACTGCTGCGTCCGGCTCGGGAACAAGCTGCACGATCTAGGGGACGTGCTCGACCAGTGGAAGAACTACACTGGCCTAAGTCCGCAGGAGAAGAAGAGCCGGAAGTTTGAGTGGAGGGTTCCTGCCAAGTGCGGGACGCCGGACAAGGGGAACAGAtga